GGGGTTGATGAAAAATTCAGAAAAGGTAAATGTCAATGGTTATTCTTTCACTTCAAACAGTTTCGACTTGTCTACCACAATCACTTTCATGCCATCGTTGAGGGTACGGAAAATGACGTTGTACGGCTCACTTACCACCTGCTGACCTTTGGTTAATCCGCTGGTGATTTCGATGTAGCGGGTATCCTGAATACCTGTTTTCACTACTACTTTTTTACGGTGGTGGTGGCTTTGTCGTACACAAATACCACAATGTCTTTTTCATCTTCATCACCACTGACTGGTGCTGCGTCATCCATGCCAGCGCCTTCTTTTTTCTCTTCTTTTTTAGCCGAGGCTTTCTTATCAGATTTGTCACGGGTAGCAACCGCATTGATAGGAACGCTCAGCACATTGGCCCGCACTTTGGTTTGGATGTCGGCACTGGCCGTCATACCCGGGCGGAAGGGGAAACTGCGTGGCTTGGTTGGGTCAATCAAATCGGCGTAGCTTTCTGGCAGCAGGCGGATGTACACTTTGTAATTGGTGACTTCGTTGCTGCTGGCAGAGGCTGATGCAGTAACGGCACCGGTATTGCTGCTGGCAATTTGGTATACAACGCCCTTGAATTTACGATTGAGATAGGCATCTACTGAAATCAACGCACTATCGCCAATGTGTACTTTGGGAATGTCGTTTTCTGTTACATCTACCCGTATTTCCAAACGGCTCATATCAGCAATGCGCATCATTTCGGTACCGGCCATTTGTGCTGTACCTACCACACGTTCGCCTTTCTTCACGTTCAGCAAACTTACCACGCCATCCATGGGCGACACAATGGTAGTACGGCTTACGTCTTTGCTGGCACGTTGCAGGTTGGCCTGTGCACTGGCTACCTGTGCTTTGGCTGCGTCGATAGAACGCAGGGCCGCATTGTAACTGGCTTTGGCATTGTTGTAAGTATTTTCTGCAACTTCAAATTCCTGGCGGCTAATCACTTTGCCATCGAGCAGTTTTTTCTGGCGGTTGTATTGAGCCAGTGCCTGATCCATGGCGCTTTTCAAACCTTGCAATTGTGCTTCGGTGTTGGCTACCTGAAACTGGTTTTGATTTACCACGGCCGCAGCTTGCTGTTGCTGGATGTTGTAGATATCGGCATACACTCTTGCCAGCACCTGACCACGGCGTACACTATCGCCTTCGGCTACGGTGAGTTCGGTGATTTCACCACTCACGTCAGAGCTCATTTTTACTTCAATTTCAGGATAGATTTTGCCGCTGGCATTTACTGTTTCAATAATGGTACGGCTACTAATGTCTTCTACGGCCACCTTCACACCTTCTTTTTCACCAATCACGCCGGTTTTTTTGAGTACCACCAATGCAATGATGGCTACTACCAGACTTACGATAATCCAAAGCGTTTTCTTCTTCATGTTTGTTGCTTAAGCTGTGTTGCAAATAAGGATGAACCGCACTACAGGGTAATGCCTGTGCCGCGATAGAATTCTAAAATTTTGGTACGGAAAACAAATTCAAAACGGGCTGTGAGCTGATCGAATCAATGCCCGCTGCATGTTGTTTTGCAAAGTGATGAGTTCAAATACCGGCAGCAATCCTACTTCAAAGCGCTGCTGGCCAAGGCTATAACTGTAGGCCGATGTTTCATACGCTTTTTTGCGGCTGTTGTACGTGGCCAGTGCATTCACAGCATTTTGATACGCCGTAAAAATATCCTGCTTCAATGTAAGGCTGTCGGCTGTCATTTGCAGCTGAATATTTTCCTGATTGATGAGTGCCCGCTTGTAGCTGGTACGTGCCTGATGCCCGTTGAAAATAGGTACTTGCAGGCTCAGGCCTACCGACTGACGGAAGTTGTAATCCAACTGACGGAAGTAATTGGCATTGACATACTGCGTAGGAACGGAGACCGGCGTACTTACGAAATAAGGCTGGCCCTGTACTGTAACAAATGACTGTGTAGGCACAACTGTAGTAACGTTATTGCCTTTGGGCAAGCGAGACAAGGCACTTGAATAAGCACTTTGAATATTACCAAACGCACTGATGGTGGGATACAGACTTGCCTTAGCTACTGCTGCATTTTTTTCGGCAGCCTGCAGGCGCAATTTGTTGGCCATTTGCAATGGACGAACCAATACTGCCGAGGCATATACAACATCTGGTTGCAACTCCGTCAGCGAAAGCACCGGAATCACATCAATGTTGGGAGTAGAAATATCAAAGGGTGTGGCAGCATCCAGCATCAGCAATGCTTTTAACTGCAACAAATTGAGGCGGTAAGTACTTTCTGCGGTTACAATGGCGGCGCTGTCACGGGCCAGTTGCGCATCCAGTTCGGCAGCATTAAGCTCAGGCACCGAGCCGGCTTCTACCCGCTTACGGGTAATGATGAGTTGCTCCAGGGTTTGTGCTGCCTGTACCTGTGCGGTACGTTTTTGCTCACTGCTCAGCAGGGCCTGCAAGTAAGCGGCAGCCACATTGAGGGCAATATCGTCCTGCACTTTTTTGGTTTGTGCTTTGCTGGCCTCCAGTGTCAGGCGGTTGGCCTCAATGGTATTTTTCTGGCTAAACCAGTTGAACAATGTAACACCCGTTTGGATGTTCATGTTGCTGAACGTGATGTTGTTTTGGGTAAACTGGTTGGTGGTGGGGTCGATGCTGCGACCAAACTGCTCACCCAGCGATGTGCTGAAGTTGAGAGTGGGCCAGCGTCCATCGCGGCTTTGCTGGTACACCAGCTCGTTGAGCCGGGCCTGCACATCCGTTTGTTTTACTGAAATGTTGTTGGCAATGGCATACTCCACACAGCGGCGCAAATCCCATTTTTCCTGGGCAGCAGCTGTTTGAAAAACCATGATTCCCAAAAGCAGGTATCCAATTTTCTTCATAGCGCAAATGTAGCCCTGCCATGGGCTCAGCCTACTGATTTTGGATAAGTGGCCTGTGCACCCGTTCAACGCATGATAAAACGGATGGGAACGGGCCACCAATAGCTGCCTGCAGGCTCCCACATATTGTACACTGGCGCCTCAGTGTCAGTTCGGCACTCCTTAATCGTATTGCCGGCCTTTTACAAACAAGAGTGTTGCCAGCGAAATATTGACGTGCACATCCACAAACTTTTCTTTCACCAGCGTAGTGCCTACCTGCCCCCGCTGACCAGTGCGTACACTAAAGTTGTAATAACCGGTTCCGTTGCGGGACGGAAAACCCATACCTACCGTTGCTGAGTAAGTACGTATGGGCACCTTGTAAATTTCAAGATAGCCATCGTCAAACTGCAGCCCGGCACTCAGTGAGTATTTTTCTATTTTGCCGTAATAACTGTTCACCATTTTGGTATAGCGATAACCAAGGGCAAAGTTGCTGGCGTCTTTGGTTTTGAAATTGGTGCCGCGGTAATTGACCGATGACCATGGTTGCCTTATAGCATCCAGCGAAAAAGTAGAACCGCCTTTTTGCATGCTGATACCTGCAGCATATTGCATGGGGTATTGAAAAGATTGTGTACCTCCCTTTTCTTCTACCAACACCGTTTCGTTGGCATCTTTTATGTAATAATCGCTGATGCGATCTAACTGCAGCGCTGGTTGAAAAGTGCCGCCAACAGTCCATTGAGTTTTTCCAATCCGGCTCGTCCATTGCAAACCTGCCTTCCAAAAAAACTGGCTGTAAAAATCATTTTGTTCTACTGTCAGGTTGTATTGCTCTCCTGCCAATACCTGATTTTTTTTGTTAACCGAACCAAATATCATTCCCGTGTTTAGCCCAACAGAAAAATGCTTGCCCACCTGCCAGGCATTGCCCAAAAAGGCTTGATTGAGGCCACCGCTACCGGTGATATAATCTGTAATTTTTGATACCGAACCACCTACATTTCTTACACTCACACTTTTATAATCAACTTGCGACAACCGCTGCATGCTGATAACGCTTGTCCAGTTTTTAAACAGGTTGGCAGCAATGGCCGCCCGTTTAAAATTGATATCGCCACCACTCAAATTTTGTGTACTGGTAACGTACTGCTGCGAAGAG
The Phnomibacter ginsenosidimutans genome window above contains:
- a CDS encoding HlyD family secretion protein, whose protein sequence is MKKKTLWIIVSLVVAIIALVVLKKTGVIGEKEGVKVAVEDISSRTIIETVNASGKIYPEIEVKMSSDVSGEITELTVAEGDSVRRGQVLARVYADIYNIQQQQAAAVVNQNQFQVANTEAQLQGLKSAMDQALAQYNRQKKLLDGKVISRQEFEVAENTYNNAKASYNAALRSIDAAKAQVASAQANLQRASKDVSRTTIVSPMDGVVSLLNVKKGERVVGTAQMAGTEMMRIADMSRLEIRVDVTENDIPKVHIGDSALISVDAYLNRKFKGVVYQIASSNTGAVTASASASSNEVTNYKVYIRLLPESYADLIDPTKPRSFPFRPGMTASADIQTKVRANVLSVPINAVATRDKSDKKASAKKEEKKEGAGMDDAAPVSGDEDEKDIVVFVYDKATTTVKK
- a CDS encoding TolC family protein, whose product is MKKIGYLLLGIMVFQTAAAQEKWDLRRCVEYAIANNISVKQTDVQARLNELVYQQSRDGRWPTLNFSTSLGEQFGRSIDPTTNQFTQNNITFSNMNIQTGVTLFNWFSQKNTIEANRLTLEASKAQTKKVQDDIALNVAAAYLQALLSSEQKRTAQVQAAQTLEQLIITRKRVEAGSVPELNAAELDAQLARDSAAIVTAESTYRLNLLQLKALLMLDAATPFDISTPNIDVIPVLSLTELQPDVVYASAVLVRPLQMANKLRLQAAEKNAAVAKASLYPTISAFGNIQSAYSSALSRLPKGNNVTTVVPTQSFVTVQGQPYFVSTPVSVPTQYVNANYFRQLDYNFRQSVGLSLQVPIFNGHQARTSYKRALINQENIQLQMTADSLTLKQDIFTAYQNAVNALATYNSRKKAYETSAYSYSLGQQRFEVGLLPVFELITLQNNMQRALIRSAHSPF